One genomic segment of Brachyhypopomus gauderio isolate BG-103 chromosome 19, BGAUD_0.2, whole genome shotgun sequence includes these proteins:
- the twsg1a gene encoding twisted gastrulation protein homolog 1-A, which translates to MRSGSVSVLVSVLILLSDVSVISACNKALCASDVSKCLLQGLCQCRPSDENCSCCKECMLCLNTLWEECCDCVGMCNPRNYSDTPPTSKSTVEELHRPIPTLFRALTEGDTPINMMVVSFPVAEELSHHENLVSFLETLEDQHQNVSLPGGSVHGNYDKDDLCTVVYFDDCLSVRQCKQYCESMGASKYRWFHNACCECVGPECLDYGSKAVKCVNCLF; encoded by the exons ATGCGGTCCGGGTCGGTGTCGGTGCTGGTGTCGGTGTTGATCCTCCTGTCGGACGTGTCCGTCATCAGCGCCTGCAACAAGGCGCTGTGCGCCAGCGACGTCAGCAAGTGTCTCTTACAG ggtctaTGCCAGTGTCGGCCGTCTGACGAGAACTGTTCCTGCTGTAAAGAGTGTATGCTGTGTTTGAACACACTGTGGGAAGAGTGCTGTGACTGTGTGG GTATGTGTAACCCCAGGAACTACAGCGACACTCCGCCCACCTCCAAAAGCACAGTGGAGGAGCTACATCGGCCAATCCCCACGCTCTTCCGGGCCCTCACCGAGGGGGACACGCCCATCAACATGATGGTGGTGTCCTTCCCCGTGGCCGAGGAGCTGTCCCACCACGAGAACCTCGTCTCCTTCCTGGAGACTCTGGAAGATCAGCATCAGAACGTCTCGTTGCCCGGCGGCAGCGTCCATGGCAACTATGATAAAG ATGACCTGTGCACTGTGGTCTACTTCGACGACTGCCTGTCCGTACGCCAGTGTAAACAGTACTGTGAGTCCATGGGGGCTTCAAAGTACCGCTGGTTCCACAACGCTTGCTGCGAGTGCGTGGGACCCGAATGTCTGGACTACGGCAGCAAAGCTGTCAAATGTGTCAACTGTCTGTTCTGA